The Nocardia arthritidis genome has a window encoding:
- a CDS encoding ABC transporter permease, with protein sequence MNAGTPILLRVALRREGRIAPWWILLIAGGALVMIGYINRNMGTAELKLTYTTMINHNAFFRALGGGTVEPDLPMLAAWRSGGFLYLASGLAAATTVIRNTRAAEDSGQAELLRSGPIGRFAILTAALLVSDGVALLAGTATTLVLVARGMPAIGSLAYGAAIAAAGLVFGALGAVAAQLAQTAHTARAIALSALGLAYGLRYAGDATGRLWLKYVSPIGWSHLVDPYRADRWWALTLSLAAAVALAALAYRLAGRRDLGAGLVPESRGPARAPALRGPISLSWRLHRGSLARWAVGMTIFAAGAGAASTLANQLANAPSPAITRLLDAFGASSTSVLRAAPTPIVLIFGYVVALYPVLMVQHMRRAETAGTAELLQGTPMTRLRWAAGHLAVTAAGTAGLLTVSGFVFGAIFAAVVGEPRTELPDIAGESLAAVPAALLVGAICACAYGLAPRSCVPIGWITWIAVVVLGRIVGPLYGLWHGTVFEPFHYIPDIASGAAWRPLPLLVPLACTALLVTAGLIGLSRRDFG encoded by the coding sequence ATGAACGCCGGAACACCGATCCTGTTGCGGGTGGCGCTGCGCCGAGAAGGCCGGATCGCGCCCTGGTGGATCCTGCTCATCGCAGGCGGCGCTCTGGTGATGATCGGCTATATCAACCGGAATATGGGCACGGCGGAGCTGAAACTCACCTACACCACGATGATCAACCACAACGCATTCTTCCGCGCGCTCGGCGGCGGCACCGTCGAACCGGATCTGCCCATGCTCGCCGCCTGGCGCAGCGGTGGATTCCTTTATTTGGCAAGCGGTTTGGCCGCGGCGACCACCGTCATCCGGAACACCCGAGCCGCCGAGGATTCCGGCCAGGCCGAGCTGCTGCGCTCCGGCCCGATCGGACGCTTCGCGATATTGACCGCGGCACTGCTGGTTTCGGATGGTGTCGCGCTGCTCGCCGGTACGGCGACCACCCTCGTTCTGGTCGCCCGCGGCATGCCGGCCATCGGTTCGCTCGCATATGGCGCGGCGATCGCGGCGGCCGGGTTGGTCTTCGGCGCACTCGGAGCCGTCGCCGCCCAGCTGGCGCAAACCGCCCATACCGCAAGGGCTATCGCGCTTTCGGCGCTCGGACTCGCCTATGGCCTGCGCTACGCCGGTGACGCCACCGGCCGGCTGTGGCTGAAATACGTATCCCCCATCGGCTGGAGTCATCTGGTCGACCCGTATCGCGCCGACCGGTGGTGGGCGCTGACACTGTCGTTGGCCGCGGCCGTCGCGCTGGCCGCTCTCGCCTATCGTCTCGCCGGACGACGCGATCTCGGCGCGGGTCTCGTCCCCGAAAGCCGTGGCCCCGCACGGGCTCCCGCACTCCGCGGCCCCATCAGCCTGTCGTGGCGGCTGCATCGCGGCTCGCTCGCGCGGTGGGCGGTCGGCATGACGATCTTCGCGGCGGGCGCGGGCGCGGCGAGCACCCTCGCGAATCAGTTGGCGAACGCACCATCTCCCGCGATCACCCGGCTGCTGGACGCGTTCGGCGCCTCGTCGACTTCCGTGCTGCGAGCCGCGCCGACGCCTATCGTGCTCATCTTCGGCTACGTCGTCGCGCTCTACCCGGTGCTGATGGTGCAGCACATGCGGCGCGCCGAGACCGCGGGCACCGCGGAACTACTCCAGGGCACTCCGATGACCCGGCTCCGTTGGGCCGCAGGCCATCTCGCCGTCACTGCGGCGGGAACCGCGGGGCTGCTCACGGTCTCCGGGTTCGTGTTCGGCGCGATCTTCGCCGCCGTGGTGGGCGAGCCGCGCACGGAACTGCCGGATATCGCCGGTGAATCGCTGGCCGCCGTCCCCGCCGCGCTCCTGGTCGGCGCGATCTGCGCCTGCGCCTACGGTCTCGCGCCGCGGTCGTGCGTGCCCATCGGCTGGATCACCTGGATCGCCGTCGTCGTACTCGGCCGCATCGTCGGACCGCTGTACGGCCTCTGGCACGGAACGGTTTTCGAGCCATTCCACTACATCCCCGACATCGCCTCGGGCGCGGCGTGGCGGCCACTGCCGTTGCTGGTGCCGCTGGCCTGCACCGCGCTGCTGGTGACCGCGGGTCTGATCGGACTGAGCCGCCGCGACTTCGGCTGA
- a CDS encoding methyltransferase domain-containing protein, which produces MSTLLTLLDALDDLPQARKLRERTYEALGEIVVDVGCGSGRAVGELAARGARAIGVDLDPEMLEIAVARWPASEFHLADATALPLDDGSVTGYRADKVLHAIAEPERAVIEARRVLARNGRAVLVGQDWDTFVIDSDDPELTRALVHARADRLPNPRIARRYRNLLLDNGFTDVTVEVHTIVWTDTTGLPTLANIGGEGPWLDEQAARARNDRLFLAIPMFVASGTRAD; this is translated from the coding sequence ATGTCCACGTTGCTCACTCTGCTCGATGCGCTCGACGATCTACCGCAGGCCCGTAAGCTGCGAGAACGCACCTATGAAGCCCTTGGCGAAATCGTTGTCGACGTCGGCTGCGGTAGCGGACGCGCCGTCGGCGAGCTGGCCGCCCGAGGGGCGCGCGCCATCGGCGTCGACCTGGATCCGGAAATGCTCGAGATCGCCGTAGCACGTTGGCCCGCAAGCGAATTCCACCTCGCCGATGCCACCGCGCTGCCGCTCGACGACGGCTCGGTCACCGGCTATCGCGCCGACAAGGTGCTGCACGCCATCGCCGAGCCCGAACGGGCCGTCATCGAGGCCCGCCGGGTGCTGGCCAGAAACGGCCGCGCGGTGCTCGTCGGCCAGGACTGGGATACCTTCGTGATCGACTCCGACGATCCCGAACTCACCCGCGCACTCGTGCACGCTCGCGCGGACCGCCTGCCGAACCCGCGTATCGCCCGCAGATACCGAAACCTGCTGCTGGACAACGGATTCACCGATGTCACCGTCGAGGTGCACACGATCGTGTGGACCGACACCACCGGCCTGCCGACGCTTGCCAATATCGGCGGCGAAGGCCCCTGGCTCGACGAACAAGCCGCAAGGGCTCGTAATGACCGGCTGTTTCTAGCCATCCCGATGTTCGTCGCCTCCGGCACCCGCGCCGACTGA